The Streptomyces sp. NBC_01244 genome contains a region encoding:
- a CDS encoding YlbL family protein, whose amino-acid sequence MPRRTATMLASTLMLFALLCAGVFMKAPYSEMSPGPTVNTLGDSHGEPVLNISGHKTYPTSGHLNMTTVRVTGADYDMNLLEAVYGWAAGDNIVVPHENLYPDGKTEQESTQENAEEFSQSQESAKVAALKQLGIPVAARVIVASVVKGSPSEGKLHAGDVIKAVDGTPVKAPEDVAKLVTKHKPGEPVEFTIVPAPEAAEAEKAHREPTGTTKVTIIAGKAEDDGHAIVGIRAGTDHTFPFTIDIKLADVGGPSAGLMFALGIVDKLTPENLTGGKFIAGTGTIDDAGKVGPIGGIQMKTIGARQAGAQYFLTPAENCASAAGDVPDGLTLVKVSTIDDAVKALEKIGKGDTAGLTQCAKP is encoded by the coding sequence ATGCCACGCCGCACTGCGACGATGCTCGCCTCCACCCTCATGCTGTTCGCGCTGCTCTGCGCGGGAGTGTTCATGAAGGCCCCGTACTCCGAGATGAGCCCGGGCCCGACCGTGAACACGCTCGGGGACTCGCACGGCGAGCCCGTTCTGAACATCTCGGGGCACAAGACGTACCCGACCAGCGGGCACCTGAACATGACGACGGTCCGCGTCACCGGCGCGGACTACGACATGAACCTGCTGGAGGCCGTCTACGGCTGGGCCGCGGGCGACAACATCGTCGTACCGCACGAGAACCTGTACCCGGACGGCAAGACGGAGCAGGAGTCCACGCAGGAGAACGCCGAGGAGTTCAGCCAGTCGCAGGAGAGCGCCAAGGTGGCCGCCCTCAAGCAGCTCGGCATCCCGGTCGCCGCCCGCGTGATCGTCGCCTCCGTGGTCAAGGGCAGCCCCTCCGAGGGCAAGCTGCACGCCGGGGACGTCATCAAGGCCGTGGACGGGACCCCCGTCAAGGCTCCCGAGGACGTGGCCAAGCTGGTCACCAAGCACAAGCCCGGCGAGCCGGTCGAGTTCACCATCGTGCCCGCCCCCGAGGCCGCCGAGGCCGAGAAGGCGCACCGCGAGCCCACCGGCACGACGAAGGTCACGATCATCGCGGGCAAGGCGGAGGACGACGGTCACGCGATCGTCGGCATCCGGGCCGGCACCGACCACACCTTCCCGTTCACCATCGACATCAAGCTCGCCGACGTCGGCGGCCCCAGCGCCGGTCTGATGTTCGCGCTCGGCATCGTCGACAAGCTCACCCCGGAGAACCTGACCGGCGGCAAGTTCATCGCCGGCACCGGAACCATCGACGACGCGGGCAAGGTCGGCCCGATCGGCGGCATCCAGATGAAGACCATCGGCGCCCGCCAGGCCGGCGCCCAGTACTTCCTGACGCCCGCCGAGAACTGCGCCTCCGCCGCGGGCGACGTGCCCGACGGGCTGACCCTGGTCAAGGTCTCCACCATCGACGACGCCGTGAAGGCGCTGGAGAAGATCGGCAAGGGGGACACGGCCGGGCTGACGCAGTGCGCCAAGCCCTGA
- a CDS encoding NUDIX hydrolase, which translates to MTLHEDAVLVLKGYDGQPELREVYLEHLAAHPGGVYKPCEAGHVTGSALVIDPERERVLLTLHKKLGMWLQMGGHCEPGDATLADAAMREAREESGITDGLTLLPGGPVRLDRHPIPAPCNWHLDVQYAVLAPAGALEAISDESLDLRWFPYAQVAEVADTSVVRLLEATLARL; encoded by the coding sequence GTGACCCTGCACGAAGACGCGGTCCTCGTCCTCAAGGGCTACGACGGTCAGCCCGAACTGCGCGAGGTCTACCTTGAGCACCTCGCGGCCCATCCCGGCGGGGTCTACAAGCCTTGCGAGGCGGGCCACGTCACCGGCAGCGCGCTGGTGATCGATCCGGAGCGCGAGCGCGTCCTGCTGACCCTGCACAAGAAGCTGGGCATGTGGCTCCAGATGGGCGGGCACTGCGAGCCGGGTGATGCCACCCTCGCCGACGCGGCCATGCGCGAGGCCCGCGAGGAGTCCGGCATCACCGACGGGCTGACCCTGCTGCCCGGCGGCCCGGTGCGCCTGGACCGGCACCCGATCCCGGCTCCGTGCAACTGGCACCTGGACGTGCAGTACGCGGTGCTGGCGCCGGCCGGGGCCCTCGAAGCGATCAGCGACGAGTCGCTGGACCTGCGCTGGTTCCCGTACGCCCAGGTGGCGGAGGTGGCCGACACCTCGGTGGTGCGGCTGCTGGAGGCGACCCTGGCGCGGCTCTGA
- a CDS encoding AIM24 family protein: MQSSLFAHAEAQSQERYAVQNPQLLRVSLSGSDDVLARKGAMVAYQGIIDFDGEYQSTTQRNARARTGEGLDLMRCSGQGTVYLANLAQYVHVVDVDQEGLTVDSSYVLALDSTLHTEAIAVDSQYGISGSGKYQLNITGRGKVALMTSGQPLMLQVTPDKYVNADADAIVAWSTSLRVQMQAQTHSTGVWRRRGNTGEGWELSFLGTGFALVQPSEALPPQNAQIGQGAAAQFGMGQQGAHAQNQNNAWN, translated from the coding sequence ATGCAGAGCTCACTTTTCGCCCACGCAGAGGCGCAGTCCCAGGAGCGGTACGCGGTCCAGAACCCGCAGCTGCTGCGGGTCTCGCTGAGCGGCTCCGACGACGTCCTCGCCCGCAAGGGCGCGATGGTCGCCTACCAGGGGATCATCGACTTCGACGGCGAGTACCAGAGCACCACCCAGCGCAATGCCCGCGCCCGCACCGGCGAGGGCCTCGACCTGATGCGCTGCTCCGGCCAGGGCACGGTCTACCTCGCCAACCTGGCGCAGTACGTCCACGTCGTGGACGTGGACCAGGAGGGCCTCACGGTCGACAGCAGCTACGTGCTGGCCCTGGACTCCACCCTGCACACCGAGGCCATCGCGGTGGACAGCCAGTACGGGATCTCCGGCTCCGGCAAGTACCAGCTCAACATCACCGGCCGCGGCAAGGTCGCGCTGATGACCTCCGGGCAGCCGCTGATGCTGCAGGTCACGCCCGACAAGTACGTCAACGCCGACGCGGACGCCATCGTCGCCTGGTCCACCTCGCTGCGCGTGCAGATGCAGGCCCAGACGCACTCCACCGGCGTCTGGCGGCGGCGCGGCAACACCGGCGAGGGCTGGGAGCTGAGCTTCCTCGGCACCGGTTTCGCCCTGGTCCAGCCCAGCGAGGCGCTCCCGCCGCAGAACGCCCAGATCGGTCAGGGCGCGGCCGCGCAGTTCGGCATGGGCCAGCAAGGCGCCCACGCGCAGAACCAGAACAACGCCTGGAACTGA
- a CDS encoding SDR family oxidoreductase, translating into MSSPDPHALDEQGPEDRPEHGEDAQGVRRTRNPGGSARRGPVIAVTGAASGVGAALVTRLAASEEVKQVVAIDERRGDCTDAQWHLLDVRDPAIAEKLRGADVVVHLALDLDLETDPAARTAYNVRGTQTVLTAAAAAGVHRVVLCTSAMVYGALPDNDIPLSEDAELRATAEATGVGDLLEIERLGRRAPRAHPGLNVTVVRPAVLVGGTDTALTRYFESPRLLVVAGSRPTWQFCHVEDLVSALEYAALEKVEGELAVGCEGWLEQEEVEELSGIRRMELPSAVALGAAARLHRIGLTPSPAGDLAYTMHPWVVSVSRLHAAGWRPRWTNEEVLAELLQEVAGRHTVAGRRLGRKDATAAGAAGATVALLGAAAAIRAARRRRGI; encoded by the coding sequence GTGAGTTCCCCAGATCCGCACGCTTTGGACGAGCAGGGCCCGGAAGACCGCCCTGAGCACGGCGAGGACGCCCAAGGCGTTCGCCGGACGCGAAACCCGGGCGGTTCCGCGCGCCGAGGCCCCGTGATCGCCGTGACCGGCGCCGCCTCGGGGGTCGGGGCGGCCTTGGTGACCAGGCTGGCCGCGTCCGAGGAGGTCAAGCAGGTCGTCGCGATCGACGAGCGGCGCGGGGACTGCACCGACGCGCAGTGGCACCTCCTGGACGTACGGGACCCCGCGATCGCGGAGAAACTGCGCGGCGCGGACGTCGTGGTGCACCTCGCCCTCGACCTCGACCTGGAGACGGACCCGGCCGCCCGTACGGCGTACAACGTGCGGGGGACCCAGACCGTGCTCACCGCCGCCGCGGCGGCCGGAGTGCACCGGGTCGTGCTCTGCACGTCCGCGATGGTCTACGGGGCCCTGCCGGACAACGACATCCCGCTCTCGGAGGACGCCGAGCTGCGCGCCACCGCCGAGGCGACCGGCGTCGGCGACCTCCTGGAGATCGAGCGGCTGGGCCGCCGGGCGCCGCGCGCGCACCCCGGCCTGAACGTCACCGTGGTCCGCCCGGCCGTACTGGTCGGCGGCACGGACACCGCGCTGACCCGCTACTTCGAGTCCCCGCGCCTGCTGGTGGTGGCGGGCTCCCGCCCGACCTGGCAGTTCTGCCACGTCGAGGACCTGGTCAGCGCGCTGGAGTACGCGGCCCTGGAAAAGGTCGAGGGAGAACTGGCGGTCGGCTGCGAGGGCTGGCTCGAACAGGAGGAGGTCGAGGAGCTGAGCGGGATCCGCCGCATGGAGCTCCCGTCGGCCGTGGCCCTGGGCGCGGCGGCCCGGCTGCACCGGATCGGCCTCACCCCGTCCCCGGCCGGGGACCTCGCGTACACGATGCACCCGTGGGTGGTCAGCGTCAGCCGGCTGCACGCGGCGGGGTGGCGGCCGCGCTGGACCAACGAGGAGGTGCTGGCGGAGCTGCTCCAGGAGGTCGCGGGGCGGCACACCGTCGCGGGGCGCCGACTGGGACGCAAGGACGCGACGGCCGCGGGGGCGGCGGGAGCCACCGTCGCGCTGCTGGGCGCCGCAGCCGCGATCCGCGCTGCGCGCCGCCGCCGGGGCATCTGA
- a CDS encoding molybdenum cofactor biosynthesis protein MoaE has translation MAPHFDHPGEHAAPDPIRLLEIRETPLSIDEVFQAVGDDATGGTTLFVGTVRDHDSGADVDQLGYSCHPSAEAEMRRVAERVVEKYPVRALAAVHRIGDLSVGDLAVIVAVSCPHRGEAFEAARMLIDDLKHEVPIWKHQTFADGTEEWVGAC, from the coding sequence ATGGCACCGCACTTCGATCACCCCGGCGAGCACGCCGCTCCGGACCCGATCCGGCTGCTCGAAATCCGTGAGACCCCGCTCTCGATCGACGAGGTCTTCCAGGCCGTCGGCGACGATGCGACGGGCGGTACGACGCTCTTCGTCGGCACGGTGCGCGACCACGACAGCGGGGCGGACGTCGACCAGCTCGGCTACTCCTGCCACCCCTCCGCCGAGGCGGAGATGCGCCGCGTGGCCGAGCGCGTCGTGGAGAAGTACCCGGTCCGCGCCCTCGCCGCCGTCCACCGCATCGGCGACCTGTCCGTCGGCGACCTCGCGGTGATCGTCGCCGTGTCCTGCCCGCACCGAGGCGAGGCCTTCGAGGCCGCCCGGATGCTGATCGACGACCTCAAGCACGAGGTTCCGATCTGGAAGCACCAGACCTTCGCCGACGGCACGGAGGAGTGGGTCGGGGCCTGCTGA
- a CDS encoding PPA1309 family protein, producing MLPMSNLSPSPGTPMAASPLTRAVLEIDEYASTLGWDKPARLFALVDTAKLRKEAPGVARQLGLDQDDTGKNQLTPIEQDEVPAGTPLDKFLGTIAWPPSILGCALTVERLMLPPSAESSVPEGLTDKQLTKWVATHPERQEVRLTVGVLRDGSRESAVRLRDKDSANEVLTGATLVPGLAEALAATFLD from the coding sequence ATGTTGCCCATGTCCAACCTTTCGCCGTCCCCCGGCACCCCTATGGCGGCAAGCCCGCTGACCCGTGCCGTCCTCGAAATCGACGAGTACGCCTCCACCCTCGGCTGGGACAAGCCCGCCCGGCTCTTCGCCCTGGTCGACACGGCCAAGCTGCGCAAGGAGGCGCCGGGCGTCGCCCGCCAGCTCGGCCTCGACCAGGACGACACGGGCAAGAACCAGCTCACCCCGATCGAGCAGGACGAAGTGCCGGCCGGGACCCCGCTGGACAAGTTCCTGGGAACCATCGCCTGGCCCCCGTCGATCCTCGGCTGCGCGCTGACCGTGGAGCGCTTGATGCTGCCGCCGTCCGCCGAGTCCTCCGTACCGGAGGGGCTCACCGACAAGCAGCTCACCAAGTGGGTCGCCACCCACCCGGAGCGCCAGGAAGTGCGGCTGACCGTGGGCGTCCTGCGCGACGGATCGCGGGAGTCGGCCGTGCGGCTGCGGGACAAGGACTCGGCGAACGAGGTGCTGACCGGCGCGACGCTGGTGCCGGGGCTCGCCGAGGCGCTGGCCGCGACCTTCCTCGACTAG
- a CDS encoding AIM24 family protein: protein MNQQLAGYAPTPVTARMENHGRAMLKVAMQSGQDLFARTGSMVAYEGFVQYEPNPPAVRQMASQWLTGEGAPLMKCTGDGLLYLADYGADVVVINLNNDSLSVNGTNLLAFDAHLQWGVERVKGMAKFAGQGLFNVSVAGTGWVAITSRGTPIVVDCGRGEDETYVDPDALVAWSPNLKVKGKRSFKASSMLGRGSGEAYQMAFSGQGIVVVQPSEDSTDRLRARG from the coding sequence ATGAACCAGCAGCTCGCGGGCTACGCCCCCACCCCCGTCACGGCCCGCATGGAGAACCACGGCCGCGCGATGCTCAAGGTCGCCATGCAGAGCGGCCAGGACCTCTTCGCGCGCACCGGATCGATGGTCGCCTACGAGGGCTTCGTGCAGTACGAGCCCAACCCGCCGGCCGTCCGCCAGATGGCCTCGCAGTGGCTCACCGGCGAGGGCGCCCCGCTCATGAAGTGCACGGGCGACGGCCTGCTCTACCTCGCCGACTACGGCGCGGACGTCGTCGTGATCAACCTCAACAACGACTCGCTCTCCGTCAACGGCACCAACCTGCTCGCCTTCGACGCCCACCTCCAGTGGGGTGTGGAGCGGGTCAAGGGCATGGCCAAGTTCGCCGGCCAGGGCCTGTTCAACGTGTCGGTCGCCGGCACCGGCTGGGTCGCGATCACCTCGCGCGGCACGCCGATCGTGGTCGACTGCGGCCGCGGCGAGGACGAGACGTACGTCGACCCCGACGCGCTCGTCGCCTGGTCCCCGAACCTCAAGGTCAAGGGCAAGCGCAGCTTCAAGGCCTCGTCGATGCTCGGCCGGGGCAGCGGGGAGGCCTACCAGATGGCCTTCTCCGGCCAGGGCATCGTCGTCGTACAGCCCAGCGAGGACAGCACCGACCGGCTCCGGGCCCGGGGCTGA
- a CDS encoding zinc-dependent metalloprotease — translation MSDTPFGFGLPPEEPDNGDEGKKKGNQGGQSGPNPFGFGTGLPGGSGGPGGADNPFAAMFGSMNPNDLGAAFQQLGQMLSYEGGPVNWDMAKDIARQTVAQGTSDGVKDASVGLAEKSAVEEAVRLADHWLDDVTSLPSGAATAVAWSRAEWVEATLPVWKELVDPVAERVGAAMGGVLPEEMQAMAGPLLGMMRSMGGAMFGQQIGQAVGTLAGEVVGSTDVGLPLGPAGKAALLPLNIESFGKDLGVSSDEVRLYLALREAAHARLFAHVPWLRSHLFGAVEGYARGIKVDTSKLEDVVGQLDPSNPEQLQEALQGGMFQPQDTPEQKAALARLETALALVEGWVDAVVHEAAKPRLTSADAMRETMRRRRASGGPAEQTFATLIGLELRPRRLRDASRLWASLTDARGVDGRDGLWEHPDMLPTASDLDDPDGFVHREQLDFSEIDKMLGEAAQKREQDGDDTK, via the coding sequence GTGAGCGACACCCCATTCGGATTCGGCCTTCCGCCCGAGGAGCCGGACAACGGCGACGAGGGCAAGAAGAAGGGCAACCAGGGCGGTCAGAGCGGCCCGAATCCGTTCGGGTTCGGCACGGGCCTGCCCGGCGGCTCCGGCGGTCCGGGGGGCGCCGACAACCCCTTCGCCGCGATGTTCGGCTCCATGAACCCGAACGACCTCGGCGCCGCCTTCCAGCAGCTCGGCCAGATGCTGAGCTACGAGGGCGGTCCGGTCAACTGGGACATGGCCAAGGACATCGCCCGCCAGACCGTGGCCCAGGGCACCTCGGACGGGGTCAAGGACGCCAGTGTGGGCCTCGCCGAGAAGTCGGCGGTCGAGGAGGCCGTGCGCCTCGCCGACCACTGGCTCGACGACGTCACCTCGCTGCCGTCGGGCGCCGCCACCGCCGTGGCGTGGAGCCGCGCCGAATGGGTCGAGGCGACCCTGCCGGTGTGGAAGGAGCTCGTGGACCCGGTCGCCGAGCGCGTCGGCGCGGCCATGGGCGGCGTCCTGCCCGAGGAGATGCAGGCCATGGCGGGCCCGCTGCTCGGCATGATGCGCTCCATGGGCGGGGCCATGTTCGGCCAGCAGATCGGCCAGGCCGTGGGCACCCTCGCGGGCGAGGTCGTCGGCTCGACCGACGTCGGGCTCCCGCTGGGCCCGGCCGGCAAGGCAGCCCTGCTGCCGCTGAACATCGAGAGCTTCGGCAAGGACCTGGGCGTCTCCTCCGACGAGGTACGGCTGTACCTGGCGCTGCGCGAGGCCGCGCACGCGCGGCTCTTCGCGCACGTGCCGTGGCTGCGCTCGCACCTCTTCGGCGCGGTCGAGGGGTACGCGCGGGGCATCAAGGTCGACACCTCGAAGCTGGAGGACGTGGTCGGCCAGCTCGACCCGTCGAACCCGGAGCAGCTCCAGGAAGCCCTCCAGGGCGGCATGTTCCAGCCGCAGGACACCCCCGAGCAGAAGGCCGCGCTGGCCCGTCTGGAGACGGCGCTCGCGCTGGTCGAGGGCTGGGTGGACGCGGTCGTCCACGAGGCTGCCAAGCCCCGGCTGACCTCGGCCGACGCCATGCGCGAGACCATGCGCCGGCGGCGCGCCTCGGGCGGCCCGGCGGAGCAGACCTTCGCCACGCTGATCGGGCTGGAGCTGCGGCCGCGCCGGCTGCGCGACGCGTCGCGGCTGTGGGCCTCGCTCACCGACGCGCGCGGCGTGGACGGGCGCGACGGGCTGTGGGAGCACCCGGACATGCTGCCGACCGCTTCCGACCTGGACGACCCGGACGGGTTCGTGCACCGCGAGCAGCTCGACTTCTCCGAGATCGACAAGATGCTGGGCGAGGCCGCCCAGAAGCGCGAGCAGGACGGCGACGACACCAAGTGA